Proteins encoded in a region of the Nicotiana tomentosiformis chromosome 9, ASM39032v3, whole genome shotgun sequence genome:
- the LOC138898454 gene encoding uncharacterized protein gives MQEDLFVTQYEMRFSELAHHAVWLVPTERGMTRRFINGLNHQFRFVMTLGNVAGAKFNELVDNARRLEMGRTQEHEERDSKRSCGPGLSVPGSSGSYSSSRCPPQNFLTFSERGCFDCGDLGDIKRYYPRLTGVLPSASGSYTVYYDASQIGIGYVLMQEGRVIAYASHQLKLLEKNYPVHDLELVAIVHALMIWRKANVLADALSKNALSMGSLAFITLGQSPLAVDVQTLANQFVILDVSEPNRVLACVVSWSSLYDRIRERQYDDPHLFIPKDTVHHGNTKDVTIGDDGMLRMQGRVCVSNVDGLRELIHEETHSSQYSIHPGAAKMYQDLRQHY, from the exons ATGCAGGAGGACCTgtttgtgacccagtatgagatgcgattttcagaattggctcatcatgcagtttggttggttcccactgagaggggaATGaccaggaggttcattaatggcctcaaccatcagttccgttttgttatgactctgggGAATGTAGCAGGTGCTAAATTCAACGAGTTAGTTGACAATGCTCGACGGCTAGAGATGGGTCGTACTCaagagcatgaggagagggaTTCCAAGAGGTCTTGTGGTCCGG GGTtatctgtaccaggttcttctggtagttattctagttctcgaTGTCCGCCTCAGAACTTCTTGACATTTTCAGAGAGGGGTTGCTTTGATTGTGGAGATTTGGGTGACATTAAGAGATATTACCCTCGCCTTACGGGAG ttttgccttcagcttcaggctcttatacagtgtattatgatgcttctcagATCGGTATTGGGTatgtcttaatgcaggagggtagagtgattgcttatgcttctcaCCAGTTGAAGCTActtgaaaagaactatcctgttcatgatttagaattggtagccattgttcatgcattaatgatttggag gaaggccaatgtgttggccgatgccttgagtaagaATGCgttgagtatgggtagccttgcattcattacTCTTGGTCAAAgccctcttgcagttgatgttcagaccttggccaatcagttcgtgatattagatgtttcggagcccaatcgggttctagcttgtgtggtttcttggtcttccttatatgaccgcatcagagagcgccaatatgatgatccccatttattTATCCCGAAGGATACAGTTCATCACGGTAAtaccaaagatgttactattggagatgatgggatgttgaggatgcagggtcgtgtttgtgtgtCAAATGTAGATGGGCTGCGTGAATTGATTCATGAAGAAACCCACAGTTCgcagtattccatccatccgggtgccgctaagatgtaccaagacttgaggcagcactactag